Within Corynebacterium timonense, the genomic segment CGCAGCGTCCCCTGCACCTCGACAGGAGAAGCGTCGGCCGAAACGGTGGACCCTGCCGGGTCAGCGGATGCACGCGAAAAGACACTCATGCCATGCATTGTGCAGGCTGGAGGGCCTCTGCTGGTGGAGGCGCGCTGTCTAGGAGCGCAGGGATTTCACTTCCTCCCGCGCCCGTGAGAATAGCTCGCCCGCATGGGCGCGGCCCGTCGCGGAGTCTTCCATCCCCGCCATCATGCGCGCCAGCTCCTCCACGCGCTCCTCGTCCGCCAGCTCGACCACTCCGGAGGTCACCGTCGTCTCCCCCACGTTCTTGGCCACGTGCAGGTGGGTGTCCGCGTAGGCCGCGACCTGGGGCAAGTGGGTGACCACGATGACCTGGTTGTGCGTGGCCAGGCGCGCGAGGCGGCGGCCGATTTCCACCGCGGCGCGCCCTCCCACCCCGGCGTCAACCTCGTCGAAGACGAGCGTCCCCCCGCTTGAGCCTGCGCTCAGGATCACCTCGAGCGCCAGCATGACTCGCGAAAGCTCGCCGCCGGAGGCACTGGTGGCCAGGGGCCGCGGCTCCACCGCGTCGTTGGGTGCAAGGCGTAGCTCCACGGCGTCGGCGCCGTCGCGGGTGTAGGCCGTAGGTGTGACCGCCACCGTCAGCCGCGCCTTCGGCATGGCCAAGCCGTGCAACTCCGCCGTCACGGCCTCGCCGAGGGCGTTTGCGGCGCGGGCGCGCACGGCGCTGAGCGCGGCGGCGCGGCCCGCCAGCGACTTCTCCAGCTCCTCCACGCGCCGTTTCAGCTCACCGAGCGCTTCCGCTGAGGTGTCGATCTTGCTCAGGCGTTTCGCCGCCTTCGCCCGCCATGCCAGCACGCCGGCAATGTCGGGGGCGTATTTGCGGGTCAAGGCCTTGAGGGCCTGCTGGCGCTGCAACTGTTTGTCCAGTTCCTCCGGGTCGCTGGGCAGCCCGGCCGCGTAGGTACCTAGCTCCCCGGAGATGTCCGACAGGGCACCCGCCACCTCGCCAAGCCGCTGCCCCAGGTCGTTGAGGGCCGGGTCGCTTGCCGACGCCAAAGCCGACTCGGCGCGCCCGACGAGGGTAGACGCTGCCTCATCCTCGCCCCCGAAGGCCCCGACGGCGTCGGGCCCGTCGATGGCCACCAGCGCGGTCTCCGCGGCATCGCGTAGGGCATCCACGTCCTGCAGGCGGTTAATGCTGGCAACCAGCTCGGTGTCTTCTCCCTCGTGCGGATCAACCTCGTCGATTTCGCCGATGGCGAACTGGAGGCGGTCAACCTCTTGCGCGAGCTCGCGGCGCTTCTCGGTGCGTTCCTTCAGGTCCCGGGACGCCTCGCGCCACTGCACCCACACCTCGCGGTAGGCGTCCACCGCCTGTGCCGCCTCCGGCTCATAGCGATCGAGAGCGGCGAGCTGCTGGTCCGGGGACAGCAGCCGCAGCTGGTCGTTCTGCCCGTGGATGGTGATCAGATGGCCCGCCAGCTCGCCGAGCGTCGCCGCCGGGACGGCCCGACCACCCAGGTGAGCTCGCGAGCGGCCCGTCGCGCGCACCGAGCGCGAGACCACGTATTCGCCGTTCTCGTCAGCTTCCGCCCCCGCCCCCGCGGCGAGTTCCTCGACGGCGACACGTTCCTGCTCCGGCAGGTCTGCGACGGAGAACGCCCCCTCCACGACGGCCTTGTCGGCTCCCGTGCGCACTCGCGAGGCGTCGGCACGCCCCCCGGACAGCAGGCGGAGGCCGGTGACGACCATCGTCTTTCCCGCTCCGGTTTCGCCGGTGAGCACTGTCAGCCCTGGGCTAAGCTCCGCCGTAGCGCGGGGGATGACGCCGAGGTTGTCGATCGTGATTTCCGTAAGCATTACTTCGCCGCCGGCCCCCTCCACCCGGAAACGGGGAGCTTGAACTTGTGCACGAGGCGGTCGGTGAAGGGGTGCTCGTCCAGGCGTACCCACCGCACGGGGCGGCGCCCGCGCACGATCTCGACGCGCGAGCCGGGCGGCATGGCCAATGAGCGAAAGCCATCGAGCACCACGTTCGCCTCGCCGGTGTTCGATTCTGACTCGATCGCCACAGTCGAGCGAGGCGAGACGACCAGCGGCTTGGTAAAAAGCGCGTGCGCGTTATTAGCGACGACCAGAAGCGCCTCCACCTCCGGCCACATCACCGGGCCGCCCGCAGCGAAGGCGTAGGCGGTCGAACCGGTCGGGGTGGACACGAGCACCCCGTCGCAGCCGAAGGAGGACACGGGGCGGAAGTCGACCTCCAGGGTGGCGTCCATGACCTTCGTGCGGTTGACGTTTTCGATGCTGGCCTCGTTGAGCGCCCAGCCCGTGCCGAGGACGTTGTCGCCGGAGTCGAGCAGGACGACGTCGATGGTCATGCGGTCTTCGATCCGGTAGGTCGTGCGAATGACGCGACCGATGGCCTCCTCCAGGCTCTCCTGCTCCCATTCCGCCAAAAAGCCGACGTGGCCGAGGTTGATCCCGAGCACGGGAACGTCCTGGGCGTGGGCGTAGTTCGCCGCGCGCAGGAAGGTGCCGTCGCCGCCGAGGACGAGGACAAGCTCGCAGTCAGCAGCTGCCTCGGGCCCCTCGGGGACGCGCTCGAGCGAACGCAACGACGGCTCCTCTTCGACCGGCCCCATATTCGACTGGTCGAGGAGCCGGACTTGAATGCCCGCAGCCGTCAGCAGCTCCGCCGCCCGTCCAGCTGCGGCGATGTTGCCAGCGCGGTAGGTGTGCGGCACGAGCAGGATTGCCCGGTGGTTGCGAATAGTCATCAGTTCGTGGGTCCTTCCTCGACGGCCCGAGAGACAAGGGCGCGCAGCGTGTCCTCGTCGAGCGAACGCGCGCCCGCATCCTTGACGAGCCACAGGAAGTATTCTACGTTGCCGCTCGGACCGGGCAGCGGCGACGCCACCACATCCTTCAGGCTCAGCCCCAGCCCCTGGGCGAACCGCGCGACATCGGCCGTGACCTCAGCACGAAGCTGCGCCGAACGCACCACCCCTCCGCTTCCAAGCCGGTCCTTGCCCACCTCGAACTGGGGCTTCACCATCGGCAACAGGTCCGCGCCCTCGGCCATGCACTCGGCGATCGCGGGGAGGACCAGGCGCAGCGAGATAAACGACAAATCCCCCACCATGAGCTCCGCCGGCCCGCCCATCATCTCCGGCGTCAGCGTCCGGATGTTCGTCCGGTCGAGGACCGTCACCCGCGAATCATTCTGCAGCCGCCACACCAGCTGCCCGTACCCCACGTCGACAGCCACGACCTCACGCGCTCCCCGCGTGAGCAGGACGTCCGTAAACCCGCCCGTCGAGGCTCCCGCGTCGAGGCACCTCCGCTTAGCGACGTCCAACCCCCGCCCCTCAAACACCTCTAACGCCCCCAGCAACTTGTGCGCCCCTCGCGACGCCCACTCGTCCGCCTCGTCGACGTTGACACGGATCGATACGTCGGGCTCCACGACTGTCGCCGGTTTCGAGGCCACGAACCCGGCCACCTCCACGCGGCCGTCTTTGATCCACTCGCGGGCCTGCTCGCGCGAGCGGGCGATCTTGCGGCGCACCAACTCGGCGTCGAGACGACGACGTCCTGGGGGCATCGGGGTATCCTTCCTGGTTGGTCCTGCGTCAGCGCGTCTGAAGGGCGTCGTTGAGCAACGCGTGGGCGCGACGTAAGTGCTCGGCTTCCTCGCGCAGGGTGGTGGCGGGTTCCGCGAGTATCTCATCGACCGCGCGGGAGAGCTCCGCGCCGTCGACGCGGGGCCGCCTCGGATCGCGCGGGACGGGCGCGTTCATCGGCGGCTCACCACCATTCGGCGCAGGCTCGTTCGGCGGCATCTGAGTTCGGGCGGACCAACCGCGGCGGCTCCGGCATGTGCCACGCGACCTCGAGCGCGGTACGCAGCGCCTGGATTGGTGTTGCGTCCTCGTCGCCGCGGCTCACGATGATGTCTCCCGCGTCCACGCGGGCAGTAAACCCGCCCTGCGGGCCTGGAGCCAGAACGCTCGGCTCCTCGCGCAAAGCCGCGAGGTTTTCCCCAATGAAGGTGGGGCGCTGCACCTTCGGCGCCGACAACAGCGCCAACGGCCCCGAGACACCCGTCAGGACATGCAGCACGGGTATCCCCGCGCCCACCGCGCCGGCGATGTCCGTGTCAAGCCTGTCGCCCACGGCAAGCGGGCGCGTAGCCTCCACCTGGGCCGCGGCCTGGATAAACATCGCCGGCTCCGGCTTTCCGGCGGCCCTCGGACGCACCCCGGTAGCCGAGGTCACGGCGGCCACCATCGACCCGTTGCCGACGAGGAGCCCCCGCTCCGTGGGCAGGGTGGTATCCAGGTTCGAGGCGATGTACTCGGCACCGTCCGCGATGGCGAGTGCCGCTTCGGACAGCTCCCGCCACCCCGTGTCCGGGCTGTGGCCATGCAGCACAGCGCGGGGTCCGTCGGTCGCGCTGTCGACGACCTCGAAGCCGGCCCGCCGGGCCAAGTCCTTGAAGGACTCCGAGCCGAGGACGAGGACCTTGTCCCCTGCGCCGAGGCTCTCCTTCGCAAGCGTCACCGCAGCCTGCGCGGAAGTGAGGATGTTCTCCGGTGCAGCCGTAATCCCAATGTTCTCCAGCATCTCGGCAACCGCGGTGGCGGGGCGCAACGCGTTGTTGGTGATGTAGAGCGCCGGAACGGTGACGTCGGCAAGCGTCTCCGCCGCCTGCGGCAGCGCGTGACCGCCCTCCCAGATGGTTCCGTCGAGGTCGAGCAGCAATGCGTCGACGGAATCGAGCAATGCCATGGGCTAATGAACCTCCTTCGCACGCTCCGCCGCGTCCGTCATGCCGTCGGTATCGATGGCCGCGGCGTGCTCGAACCATTGCTTCGCCTCCTCGCCACGCCCGAGCGCCAGAAGCGCGTCGGCATAGGCGTAAGACAAACGCGCCTGTTCCGCTCCCTTCGAATCAAAGGAGGGGTGGAGACGCTCCAGGGTCGCCAGAGCCGCCTCGTGTTGCCCCAGGTCGTGCCGAGCGCCGGCCAAAACAATGGCGAGCTCAATACGGCCGACCTCGTCGAGCTCGCGCACTTCGGGGCCACGGCCGATTTCGAGTGCTTTCTGCGGGCGGCCCAGCCCCCGCTCAGCGTCCGCCATGACGGCAACAAGCCCAGGACCGCCCGAAATACGCCGCGCTGCACGCAGCTCAGACAGTGCCTCGCGCCACTCCCCCGCGTGGTACGCAACGATTCCGTTTGTCTCGCGGACAACACCGACACGGCCCGCGCGATTCTTCGCGGCACGGGCGTGGCGCAGCGCAAGCTGCGGGTCGTCCTCCAATAGCGCGCTCGCCATAATCATGTGCTTTGCTACCCGCTCCGCATTATCCTTCGACAACACACGGAGGTCCTGGAGCACCGACGGGTCGAGGTCGGAGACGTCAATATCCGTCGGCAGATCCGGCTCGGACAGTCGCTGAGCCATACGGTCCTCCCGAAAACCCTGACGCTGCGGGGTCGACCTGTTGTGCCTGATGCTGCCGTCCTCGCGACGCCGCTGGCCCTTCCCGTCAGCGCCACTGCGGTGGCCGCGTTTGCCGCCACGCTCGTTCGGGCGACGCCCGCGGCGGGAGCGGTCGTCGCTGTTGCGGGGATTCATCCCTTCGGACATACAGACCCTTTCTGTTGAGACTTCCCCAGTATAAAGGCCGCACCCGACACGGACCGAAACCCGGGCGGCCCTCCCTTACCAGCTCCCGCTCACCGCTACACCCAGGCACTCGCAATCTCCCGGGTATACGCGTCGAGGACGAACGAGGCGTACACCCATCCGACATGCGTGGGGATGTATGTGATATCCGCGACCCACAGTCGGTTCGGCGCATCGACACAAAAGTCGCGCTTGACCAAGTCGACTGGGCAGTTATCAGGGGCAGCGCTCACGGGTGGAAGGCCTTTTCCTCCGGCGCCGGATACCACGGATGCCTTCGAGCGCCATAAGGCGCTAGGCGGTGCACCGGGCGACGCGACCGAAGTCGCCTCGGCGATTGACCTCGGCCCATAGTGTGCGCGCTCCATAGCAGGAGTAGTTGTCGTCATAGATAGCACGCAAAGCTTTGCGTAGTTGTCGGTCGCGGATAGATCGAGATGATTCAGGCCGGGATTTGTAGGCGTAGTAGGTGCTCAGGGCGATTTTCGCGTCGGTTGCCGCCAAGGCGCGAATAATCGGCTCGACCCCGAATTCCTCCCGGTTGTCGTCGATGAACCGGACGACTACCTGTGTGGGCGCTCGCACTCCGCCGCGAAAAAAGCTGATGCTCTTTTCAAAATCTCGTTGGCGCGCTTCGCTTCAATCAGTTCAGCCCGCAGCCTGCGGTTTTCTGCTGCACAATCCACCGATTCAGCCGGGGTTGCCGCGCCGGATTGTTTATGAGCGCGGACCCAGCCGCGCAGAGTTTCCTTACTCATTCCGAGCTCGACAGCGATGCGGGATATCGCACCACGAGACGTAGCAGGGTCAGCTTGCGCATGCAGCACCAATTCGATGGCGCGCTGCCTCAACTCAGGCGTGTACTTCGAGGGCATGTGTAGGGCTCCTTTTCCACATCCCTACCCTCCATTAAACCCGGGGCAAACCACCCCCGTGTGGGCGCTCCCCCGCAGTTGAACATGGTGGTGCCCCCCTTGCGTGTTGGTGGGGGGCACACACAAAAAACAAGGGGGGGGTGGCCAGCCGTTCCACCTTGTTCCCTGCCCGCTTGGGGTGGGTGTGGTGGTGGGGCTGGTCACCCCCCTTTAGGGTTTTTATTTTGTTGTTGTTGAGTTGTTGGGTCGGCGGTAACTTACTCTCCCACCCCCTCCCGGGGGCAGTACCATCAGCGCGGGCGGGCTTAGCTTCCGGGTTCGGAATGGGACCGGGCGTTTCCCCGCCGCCATCAACCACCGACACACTCATCGGGACAGGCAGCACAAACTGTGTACTGTATTCGATTCTGGTACTGGCTCACACACCATGAATAAAGGGGGTGGTGTGGTGTGTCAGATACTGCATAGTGGACGCGAACACACGGTCTTTACGGTGCTTCTTGTTGGTTTGTTTTGTTTTTTGTTGGTGTATTAGTACCGGTCACCTTCACGTATTGCTACGCTTCCAGATCCGGCCTATCAACCCTATCGTCTGTAGGGAACCTCGAATGAAACCTCATCTTAAAACAGGCTTCCCGCTTAGATGCTTTCAGCGGTTATCCCTCCCGTACGTAGCCAACCAGCGATGCTCCTGGCGGAACAACTGGCACACCAGAGGTACGTCCGTCCCGGTCCTCTCGTACTAGGGACAGCCTTCTTCAAGTTTCAACGCGCGCGGCGGATAGAGACCGAACTGTCTCACGACGTTCTGAACCCAGCTCGCGTGCCGCTTTAATGGGCGAACAGCCCAACCCTTGGGACCTACTCCAGCCCCAGGATGCGACGAGCCGACATCGAGGTGCCAAACCATCCCGTCGATATGGACTCTTGGGGAAGATCAGCCTGTTATCCCCGGGGTACCTTTTATCCGTTGAGCGACACCACATCCACAAGTAGGTGCCGGATCACTAGTCCCGACTTTCGTCCCTGCTCGACTAGTAAGTCTCACAGTCAAGCTCCCTTGTGCACTTACACTCGCCACCTGATTGCCAACCAGGCTGAGGGAACCTTTGGGCGCCTCCGTTACTCTTTGGGAGGCAACCGCCCCAGTTAAACTACCCACCAGGCACTGTCCCCAACCCAGATCATGGGCCAAGGTTAAGGTATCCACTACGGTCAGAGTGGTATTTCAACAACGACTCCACAACCACTAGCGTGGCCGCATCAACGTCTCCCACCTATCCTACACAAACCGCACCGAACACCAATACCAAGCTATAGTGAAGGTCCCGGGGTCTTTTCGTCCTGCCGCGCGAAACGAGCATCTTTACTCGTACTGCAATTTCACCGGGCCTGTGGTTGAGACAGCAGGGGAGTCGTTACGCCATTCGTGCAGGTCGGAACTTACCCGACAAGGAATTTCGCTACCTTAGGATGGTTATAGTTACCACCGCCGTTTACTGGGGCTTAAATTCTCCGCTTCGACCCAAAGGGTCTAACAGGTCCTCTTAACCTTCCAGCACCGGGCAGGCGTCAGTCCGTATACATCAACGTAAAAGTCTTCGCACGGACCTGTGTTTTTGATAAACAGTCGCTCCCCTCTATTCTCTGCGACCCCACACAGCAACAACCACCGCAAAAGGGTGGCGCACCATGTAAGGTCCCCCTTCTCCCGAAGTTACGGGGGCAATTTGCCGAGTTCCTTAACCACAGTTCACCCGACCGCCTTAGTATTCTCTACCTGACTACCTGTGTCGGTTTCGGGTACGGGCCGTGTACACACTCGCTAGAGGCTTTTCTCGACAGCATAGGATCACCACCATCACCCACAAAAGGGCTACGCATCACGCCTCACACAAAAGGGCCGATGCATTTCACACCAACCCGTGCCACACGCTTACACCGCAATCCATTAAACGGCGTGGCTACCTTCCTGCGTCACCCCATCACTGCACTACTACGGATCAGGCCCCACCCCACACACCACCACCAGTGGCCCAAAGACCACAACAGTAGCGGCATAAAGGGCGGTTAGTATCACCGCCTCGCACCTGGGCGCATATACACGGGTACGGGAATATCAACCCGTTAACCATCGACTACGCCTGTCGGCCTCGCCTTAGGACCCGACTCACCCTGGGAAGACGAACTTGACCCAGGAACCCTTAGTCATCCGGCGGATAAGATTCTCACTTACCACTCGTTACTCATGCCTGCATTCTCACTCGCACACAGTCCACAACCCCTTACGGTACTGCTTCACCCCATGCACGACGCTCCCCTACCCAAACACACACAACATGTGCTTGCCGCGGCTTCGGCGGTGTACTTGAGCCCCACTAAATTGTCGGCGCGGAACCACTCGACCAGTGAGCTATTACGCACTCTTTCAAGGATGGCTGCTTCTAAGCCAACCTCCTGGCTGTCTTCGCGATCCCACATCCTTTTCCACTTAGTACACCCTTAGGGGCCTTAACCGGCGATCTGGGCTGTTTCCCTCTCGACTATGAAGCTTATCCCCCACAGTCTCACTGCCATGCACCACTTCACCGGCATTCGGAGTTTGGCTGACATTGCTAAGATGATAGTCCCGCTCAACCAACCAGTAGCTCTACCTCCGGCAAGCTAACATGACGCTGCACCTAAATGCATTTCGGGGAGAACCAGCTATCACGGAGTTTGATTGGCCTTTCACCCCTACCCACAACTCATCCCCTCAGTTTTCAACCTAAGTGGGTTCGCGCCTCCACAACCTCTTACAGCTGCTTC encodes:
- the recN gene encoding DNA repair protein RecN, with protein sequence MLTEITIDNLGVIPRATAELSPGLTVLTGETGAGKTMVVTGLRLLSGGRADASRVRTGADKAVVEGAFSVADLPEQERVAVEELAAGAGAEADENGEYVVSRSVRATGRSRAHLGGRAVPAATLGELAGHLITIHGQNDQLRLLSPDQQLAALDRYEPEAAQAVDAYREVWVQWREASRDLKERTEKRRELAQEVDRLQFAIGEIDEVDPHEGEDTELVASINRLQDVDALRDAAETALVAIDGPDAVGAFGGEDEAASTLVGRAESALASASDPALNDLGQRLGEVAGALSDISGELGTYAAGLPSDPEELDKQLQRQQALKALTRKYAPDIAGVLAWRAKAAKRLSKIDTSAEALGELKRRVEELEKSLAGRAAALSAVRARAANALGEAVTAELHGLAMPKARLTVAVTPTAYTRDGADAVELRLAPNDAVEPRPLATSASGGELSRVMLALEVILSAGSSGGTLVFDEVDAGVGGRAAVEIGRRLARLATHNQVIVVTHLPQVAAYADTHLHVAKNVGETTVTSGVVELADEERVEELARMMAGMEDSATGRAHAGELFSRAREEVKSLRS
- a CDS encoding NAD kinase, encoding MTIRNHRAILLVPHTYRAGNIAAAGRAAELLTAAGIQVRLLDQSNMGPVEEEPSLRSLERVPEGPEAAADCELVLVLGGDGTFLRAANYAHAQDVPVLGINLGHVGFLAEWEQESLEEAIGRVIRTTYRIEDRMTIDVVLLDSGDNVLGTGWALNEASIENVNRTKVMDATLEVDFRPVSSFGCDGVLVSTPTGSTAYAFAAGGPVMWPEVEALLVVANNAHALFTKPLVVSPRSTVAIESESNTGEANVVLDGFRSLAMPPGSRVEIVRGRRPVRWVRLDEHPFTDRLVHKFKLPVSGWRGPAAK
- a CDS encoding TlyA family RNA methyltransferase, whose protein sequence is MPPGRRRLDAELVRRKIARSREQAREWIKDGRVEVAGFVASKPATVVEPDVSIRVNVDEADEWASRGAHKLLGALEVFEGRGLDVAKRRCLDAGASTGGFTDVLLTRGAREVVAVDVGYGQLVWRLQNDSRVTVLDRTNIRTLTPEMMGGPAELMVGDLSFISLRLVLPAIAECMAEGADLLPMVKPQFEVGKDRLGSGGVVRSAQLRAEVTADVARFAQGLGLSLKDVVASPLPGPSGNVEYFLWLVKDAGARSLDEDTLRALVSRAVEEGPTN
- a CDS encoding HAD-IIA family hydrolase yields the protein MALLDSVDALLLDLDGTIWEGGHALPQAAETLADVTVPALYITNNALRPATAVAEMLENIGITAAPENILTSAQAAVTLAKESLGAGDKVLVLGSESFKDLARRAGFEVVDSATDGPRAVLHGHSPDTGWRELSEAALAIADGAEYIASNLDTTLPTERGLLVGNGSMVAAVTSATGVRPRAAGKPEPAMFIQAAAQVEATRPLAVGDRLDTDIAGAVGAGIPVLHVLTGVSGPLALLSAPKVQRPTFIGENLAALREEPSVLAPGPQGGFTARVDAGDIIVSRGDEDATPIQALRTALEVAWHMPEPPRLVRPNSDAAERACAEWW
- a CDS encoding tetratricopeptide repeat protein — translated: MAQRLSEPDLPTDIDVSDLDPSVLQDLRVLSKDNAERVAKHMIMASALLEDDPQLALRHARAAKNRAGRVGVVRETNGIVAYHAGEWREALSELRAARRISGGPGLVAVMADAERGLGRPQKALEIGRGPEVRELDEVGRIELAIVLAGARHDLGQHEAALATLERLHPSFDSKGAEQARLSYAYADALLALGRGEEAKQWFEHAAAIDTDGMTDAAERAKEVH
- a CDS encoding IS3 family transposase, whose amino-acid sequence is MRAPTQVVVRFIDDNREEFGVEPIIRALAATDAKIALSTYYAYKSRPESSRSIRDRQLRKALRAIYDDNYSCYGARTLWAEVNRRGDFGRVARCTA
- a CDS encoding transposase, producing MPSKYTPELRQRAIELVLHAQADPATSRGAISRIAVELGMSKETLRGWVRAHKQSGAATPAESVDCAAENRRLRAELIEAKRANEILKRASAFFAAECERPHR